In one Arachis duranensis cultivar V14167 chromosome 9, aradu.V14167.gnm2.J7QH, whole genome shotgun sequence genomic region, the following are encoded:
- the LOC127741467 gene encoding uncharacterized protein LOC127741467, with protein sequence MNFIKRCWEEIGTEFTAAVIAFFQTARLPKDSNITWVALAPKFGGAKEIKDFRPISMVGCVYKVISKVLVRRMRAVMPEPVGETQSAFVKGRKIHDGALIACETVQWLKLRKKAAAIIKLDFQKAYDRVKWSFVDIVLQKMGFGRRWREWVMECVSTSSMSVLVNGSPTKPFMMERGLRQGDPLSPFLFVLVVDVLHRMVREAVNNGRISPLLVGRDNIELSHLQFADDTILFCPPEEETVKNYQRLLRCFELMSGLSINFDKSSLIPINCDQLWVRRMCRLLECKEAALPVRKVGAHQAPKRLGGLGVGDAMIRNTALLFKWWWRFSKEDCPLWKKVVCSCNNLNPNMMLSTQTLPTKGGPWKDICQLQIKEQHVREKMINGLSMEVGDGRRTRFWEDVWLYCGPLKDRFPRLFSISMQKGCVIGVCGFWDGLDWVWNFQWRREPFQWELELLNQLHETLRVVNLAPNREDRIVWKFDKQGVFSTNSFVQVWCAWLNHFDRKWSFPGTVKEHFHSWTGVTTSKEERKKWLICFFAIVWNVWMERNRRIFQNAGKSVEDTINASFQSFQEWRHQNLLCR encoded by the exons ATGAATTTTATAAAGAGGTGCTGGGAAGAAATTGGGACTGAGTTTACAGCTGCTGTGATTGCGTTCTTTCAGACAGCTAGGTTACCTAAAGACTCTAATATCACATGGGTTGCGTTGGCTCCTAAGTTCGGCGGGGCCAAAGAAATCAAAGACTTCCGCCCGATTAGCATGGTTGGTTGTGTTTATAAGGTGATTTCGAAGGTGCTAGTTAGGAGGATGAGAGCAGTGATGCCAGAGCCGGTCGGAGAGACTCAAAGTGCGTTTGTTAAGGGACGCAAAATACATGACGGGGCACTTATAGCGTGTGAAACTGTTCAGTGGCTTAAGTTAAGGAAAAAGGCAGCGGCGATTATCAAGCTAGATTTTCAGAAGGCTTATGATAGAGTAAAGTGGAGCTTTGTGGACATTGTGTTGCAGAAGATGGGATTTGGTCGAAGATGGAGGGAGTGGGTTATGGAGTGTGTCAGTACTTCTTCTATGTCTGTGTTGGTAAACGGTTCACCGACGAAGCCATTCATGATGGAAAGGGGTTTGAGGCAAGGCGATCCACTATCCCCCTTTTTATTTGTGCTTGTGGTGGATGTACTACATAGAATGGTCAGAGAGGCAGTTAATAATGGCCGTATATCTCCTCTGTTAGTTGGGAGAGACAATATAGAGTTGTCGCATCTTCAGTTCGCTGACGACACTATATTGTTTTGTCCGCCGGAGGAAGAGACTGTAAAGAACTATCAGAGACTACTACGCTGCTTTGAACTAATGTCGGGGTTAAGCATCAATTTCGACAAATCCAGTTTAATACCAATCAATTGTGACCAACTGTGGGTGAGACGTATGTGCAGATTATTAGAGTGTAAGGAAGCGGCTCTGCCAGTCAG GAAAGTTGGTGCTCATCAAGCGCCAAAAAGGCTAGGTGGGCTAGGTGTTGGAGATGCCATGATACGTAACACAGCACTATTGTTTAAATGGTGGTGGAGGTTCTCAAAGGAGGATTGTCCGCTGTGGAAGAAGGTGGTGTGTTCGTGTAATAATCTCAATCCTAACATGATGCTATCCACTCAGACATTGCCCACTAAAGGAGGTCCTTGGAAGGATATCTGTCAGCTACAGATTAAAGAACAACATGTTAGAGAGAAGATGATAAATGGGTTGTCCATGGAGGTTGGAGATGGGAGAAGAACGCGTTTCTGGGAGGATGTCTGGCTATACTGTGGTCCCCTAAAGGATAGGTTTCCAAGGCTCTTCTCGATTTCAATGCAAAAAGGATGTGTCATTGGGGTCTGCGGGTTCTGGGACGGGTTAGATTGGGTTTGGAACTTCCAATGGAGGCGTGAACCATTCCAGTGGGAATTGGAACTTTTGAATCAGTTACATGAAACTCTGAGAGTGGTTAACTTAGCGCCAAACAGGGAGGATAGGATTGTGTGGAAGTTTGATAAACAAGGTGTGTTTtctactaactcatttgtgcag GTATGGTGCGCATGGCTGAATCACTTTGATAGGAAGTGGTCATTTCCTGGTACTGTAAAGGAACATTTTCACAGTTGGACAGGTGTAACGACGAGTAAGGAAGAGCGAAAGAAATGGCTAATTTGCTTCTTTGCCATTGTGTGGAACGTCTGGATGGAGAGGAACAGGAGGATTTTTCAGAATGCAGGAAAAAGTGTAGAAGACACCATCAATGCATCTTTTCAGAGTTTTCAGGAGTGGAGGCATCAGAATCTCTTATGTCGTTGA
- the LOC107463981 gene encoding cystinosin homolog: MASWNSVPLHVSYEVLGWFAFACWSISFYPQVILNFRRKSVVGLNFDFVVLNLTKHTAYLIYNASLYFSSAIQKQYKDKYGQKEMIPVAANDVAFSAHAVLLTAISLFQIAIYERGGQRISKIALGILLVAWSIAAVCFFVSLHNHHWLWLLSIFSGIQVCMTIIKYIPQAVMNFRRKSTEGWSIGNILLDLSGGIANYLQMVMQSVDQGSWVNFYGNIGKLLLSLVSVFFDILFICQHYLLYPSKRRRSETNIEHDNVKPSDRQSSENV, translated from the exons ATGGCTTCTTGGAATTCAGTTCCTCTCCACGTTTCCTATGAAGTTCTTGGCTGGTTTGCTTTTGCTTGTTGGTCAATCAGCTTCTATCCACAAGTCATTCTGAATTTCAGAAGGAAGag TGTGGTGGGGTTGAACTTTGATTTTGTAGTGCTGAATCTGACCAAGCACACAGCCTATCTTATATACAATGCTTCTCTGTACTTTAGTTCTGCTATTCAGAAACAGTACAAAGACAAATATGGTCAAAAAGAG atgATACCAGTGGCGGCAAATGATGTTGCTTTTTCAGCTCATGCTGTTCTGCTGACTGCAATTTCCTTGTTTCAGATTGCAATCTATGAA CGCGGAGGACAAAGAATCTCTAAAATCGCCCTTGGAATCCTTCTTGTTGCTTGGTCAATTGCAGCAGTGTGTTTCTTTGTATCTTTGCACAATCATCATTGGCTTTGGCTACTCTCTATTTTCAG TGGAATCCAAGTATGCATgactattataaaatatattccTCAG GCAGTGATGAACTTTAGAAGAAAAAGTACAGAGGGTTGGAGCATTGGTAACATTCTACTAGACTTGTCTGGAGGCATAGCAAACTATTTACAAATGGTTATGCAATCTGTTGATCAAG GCTCTTGGGTCAACTTTTATGGAAACATAGGGAAACTACTATTATCCCTG GTGTCGGTATTCTTTGACATCCTCTTCATATGCCAACATTACCTGCTATATCCTTCAAAAAGACGCAGATCAGAGACAAATATTGAACATGATAATGTTAAGCCTTCTGATCGCCAATCGTCGGAGAATGTTTGA
- the LOC107463975 gene encoding FBD-associated F-box protein At5g56370: protein MPKQNQRNLSGKVAIKRTRKIDRISSLPDSLLCHILSFLPTIEAKATGVLSRRWRHLWKEVPVLYFEDDPFNLPGLSDDEVEEYFVDFVDNVVAQHKVPHVEKFKLECSVCGEDTLTRWISSAVGPHLKELDLCLCIYRDDYPETCDLPPSVFTCASLESLALKYRIYLYSLPDVCLPSLKNLELDTIYVNPEKVLSGCPVLENLKLILEAFPLNPGINYPAIHMPHSLKRLTFADKSREDSLKLLEVDTPSLEYLDIKLQGHYLNVLFSHFTNMVKAQLDIYPQDKHLDWIPELLKALRSTERLVLKLDTTTCLLRAPALNYPEFCRLHNLVIDIPCSNSAFLINLIQHCPILRVLIIYNQKGGYFCSEKHSEPSSWTPPANDPICVTSNLMILGFSGYRDSADEHAFIAYILQKGLVLAIMKVLINVELRPKKTYTIRKKLSTLPRGSKTVHLIIK from the exons ATGCCGAAACAGAATCAAAGGAATTTAAGTGGAAAGGTAGCTATTAAAAGAACTCGAAAAATTGATAGGATTAGTAGCTTACCGGATTCTTTGCTTTGCCACATCCTCTCATTCCTTCCAACAATAGAAGCCAAGGCCACCGGCGTCCTTTCCCGCCGGTGGCGCCACCTCTGGAAGGAAGTCCCAGTCTTGTACTTTGAGGATGATCCCTTTAACCTCCCTGGATTATCAGATGATGAAGTTGAAGAGTACTTTGTTGATTTTGTTGATAATGTTGTTGCTCAGCACAAGGTCCCCCACGTTGAAAAGTTCAAACTCGAATGTAGTGTCTGTGGAGAAGATACTCTCACAAGGTGGATTTCCTCAGCTGTTGGACCACACCTCAAGGAGTTAGATCTCTGTCTTTGTATCTACCGTGATGATTACCCCGAGACTTGCGACTTGCCTCCAAGCGTTTTCACTTGCGCCTCACTCGAGTCCCTCGCTTTGAAGTACCGGATTTATCTGTATTCTCTTCCGGATGTTTGTCTGCCATCCCTCAAGAACCTAGAATTGGATACCATCTATGTGAATCCTGAGAAGGTTTTATCTGGTTGTCCTGTTCTTGAAAATCTTAAGCTAATTTTAGAGGCCTTTCCCTTAAATCCTGGTATTAATTATCCTGCAATCCACATGCCTCATTCCTTGAAGAGGTTAACCTTTGCAGATAAAAGTCGTGAAGACTCTCTTAAGCTTCTTGAAGTAGATACCCCATCTCTTGAATACCTAGATATCAAACTCCAGGGGCATTATTTAAATGTTTTGTTTAGCCATTTTACCAACATGGTGAAAGCACAGCTTGATATTTACCCACAAGATAAGCATCTTGATTGGATACCTGAGCTTCTCAAAGCACTTCGCAGCACAGAACGTCTAGTGTTGAAACTTGATACAACAACG TGCTTACTTCGTGCTCCAGCTCTAAATTATCCGGAATTTTGCCGTTTACATAATTTAGTGATTGATATTCCATGTTCGAACTCGGCATTTCTAATAAACTTAATTCAGCATTGTCCTATACTTCGAGTTCTCATAATTTACAATCAGAAG GGTGGATATTTTTGCTCAGAGAAACATAGTGAACCTAGCAGTTGGACACCGCCAGCCAACGATCCTATTTGTGTTACATCGAATCTCATGATTCTTGGATTTTCAGGTTATCGAGACTCTGCAGATGAACATGCATTTATTGCCTATATTTTACAAAAAGGACTTGTTTTGGCAATAATGAAAGTTCTTATTAATGTTGAGCTTCGCCCGAAGAAAACATATACAATTCGCAAGAAATTATCTACTCTACCGAGGGGCTCTAAAACAGTCCATCTTATAATTAAGTGA
- the LOC107463982 gene encoding F-box/LRR-repeat protein At3g26922-like encodes MVRPKKLKSEANTIKEDLISNLPDPVLCHILSFLPTRSAVATGILSRRWRHVWKDLQVLDIYGRSFMAPAQEAKFIAYVDAILAQRNPLPIKSFRLCCGLTDDESLEMWVDACVGPHLRTLYLDVTLSCLELFLPSDVFTCKSLVSLVLKCECILDNLPYKVCLPSLKNMELDLTDVDCDHILSGCPVLRTLNVRLSNPFQKKWVELHRIRMPRTLRRLIFQESRPSHNDIGHLEINTPYLEYLHLKIQTPCLRFVVGKFPKIMEAHLDIFQCVEFEHDVDWVAKLLKALCKTKFLALKYCTTQCLFQAAALELPKFHSLLHLELDVLSFNLNFVMNMLHNCQMLQVFALHNRKRYYSHPLEYAGPAPPTGVPNCVTSHLKTFKFRGYEDSADERALTACLLERGLVLETAAIQPTSDFELLTKYWILKGLSALPRGSNICQIKFDSLD; translated from the exons ATGGTAAGGCCTAAGAAACTGAAATCAGAAGCAAACACCATCAAAGAGGACCTGATCAGCAACCTACCAGACCCGGTACTTTGCCACATCCTCTCATTCCTCCCAACAAGAAGTGCTGTGGCCACCGGAATCCTCTCTCGCCGGTGGCGCCACGTTTGGAAAGATCTTCAAGTCCTTGACATATACGGGAGATCCTTTATGGCGCCTGCGCAGGAAGCCAAGTTTATTGCTTATGTTGATGCTATTCTCGCCCAGCGCAATCCACTCCCCATCAAAAGCTTCAGATTGTGTTGTGGGTTAACTGATGATGAATCCCTTGAAATGTGGGTTGATGCCTGCGTTGGACCCCATCTCCGCACCCTGTATCTCGATGTCACTCTCTCATGTTTGGAGTTATTTTTGCCTAGCGATGTATTCACATGCAAATCACTAGTGTCCCTTGTTTTGAAATGTGAGTGTATTTTGGATAATTTACCTTATAAAGTTTGTCTCCCATCCCTTAAGAACATGGAGTTGGATTTAACAGATGTAGATTGTGATCATATTTTATCTGGCTGCCCTGTTCTTAGAACACTTAATGTCAGATTAAGTAATCCCTTCCAAAAAAAATGGGTTGAGTTGCATAGAATTCGCATGCCTCGCACCCTAAGGCGTTTAATCTTTCAGGAGTCGAGGCCTAGCCATAATGATATTGGGCATCTTGAGATAAATACCCCATATCTTGAATACTTGCACCTCAAGATACAAACCCCTTGCTTACGGTTTGTGGTTGGAAAATTTCCCAAGATAATGGAAGCGCATCTTGATATTTTTCAGTGTGTTGAATTTGAGCATGATGTTGATTGGGTGGCTAAGCTTCTTAAGGCACTATGCAAGACAAAATTTTTGGCATTGAAATATTGCACAACACAG TGCTTATTTCAAGCTGCAGCTTTAGAGCTTCCAAAATTTCACAGTTTGCTCCATCTAGAGCTTGATGTTCTATCTTTCAACTTAAACTTTGTGATGAATATGCTTCATAATTGTCAAATGCTTCAAGTTTTTGCACTTCATAACCGAAAG CGTTATTATTCACATCCATTGGAATATGCTGGACCGGCGCCCCCAACCGGAGTTCCTAATTGTGTGACATCACATCTCAAGACTTTTAAGTTTAGAGGATATGAAGACTCTGCAGATGAACGTGCATTGACTGCATGTCTTCTAGAAAGAGGACTTGTATTGGAGACAGCAGCAATTCAACCTACGTCTGATTTTGAACTACTGACAAAGTATTGGATTCTCAAGGGATTATCTGCCTTACCTAGGGGCTCTAATATATGCCAGATTAAATTTGACTCACTTGACTGA